The Corynebacterium glaucum genome includes a region encoding these proteins:
- the fusA gene encoding elongation factor G: MAQEVLKDLNKVRNIGIMAHIDAGKTTTTERILFYTGINRKVGETHDGGATTDWMEQEKERGITITSAAVTCFWNGNQINIIDTPGHVDFTVEVERSLRVLDGAVAVFDGKEGVEPQSEQVWRQAAKYDVPRICFVNKMDKLGADFFYTVGTIVDRLGAKPLVMQIPIGAEDDFDGVVDLVEMKAYLWPGKVETGTPPQIQEIPADLQDKAEEYREKLLETVAESDEALMEKYFGGEELSTEEIKAAIRKMTVNSEVYPVFCGTAYRNKGIEPVLDAIVDYLPTPLDIGEVHGTSVNGEDDLTRKPSVDEPFSALAFKIAVHPFFGKLTYVRVYSGRTEPGEQMLNSTKETKERVGKLFQMHANKENPVDEALAGNIYAFIGLKATTTGDTLCAADAPIILESMDFPDPVIQVAIEPKTKADQEKLGTAIQKLAEEDPTFTVKLDEETGQTVIGGMGELHLDVLVDRMKREFKVEANIGSPQVAYRETIRKKVESLDYTHKKQTGGSGQFAKVIVTIEPYNPDPETLEEGESATYAFENAVTGGRVPKEYIPSVDAGIQDAMQYGYLAGYPLVNIKATLEDGAYHEVDSSEMAFKMAGSQVLKEAVAKAKPVLLEPLMAVEVVTPEEYMGDVIGDLNSRRGQVHSMDDRSGAKVVKAVVPLSQMFGYVGDLRSRTQGRANYTMVFDSYGEVPSNVAQEIIDERNGN, from the coding sequence ACCGCAAGGTTGGCGAGACCCACGACGGTGGCGCGACCACCGACTGGATGGAGCAGGAGAAGGAGCGCGGCATCACCATTACCTCCGCCGCTGTGACCTGCTTCTGGAACGGCAACCAGATCAACATCATCGACACCCCGGGCCACGTTGACTTCACCGTTGAGGTGGAGCGTTCCCTGCGCGTGCTCGACGGCGCTGTTGCAGTGTTCGATGGCAAGGAGGGTGTGGAGCCGCAGTCCGAGCAGGTGTGGCGCCAGGCCGCTAAGTACGACGTGCCGCGTATCTGCTTCGTGAACAAGATGGACAAGCTCGGTGCGGACTTCTTCTACACCGTTGGCACCATCGTTGACCGCCTCGGCGCGAAGCCGTTGGTTATGCAGATCCCGATCGGCGCTGAGGACGACTTCGACGGCGTCGTCGACCTGGTTGAGATGAAGGCGTACCTGTGGCCGGGCAAGGTTGAGACGGGCACCCCGCCGCAGATCCAGGAGATCCCGGCAGACCTGCAGGACAAGGCTGAGGAGTACCGCGAGAAGCTGCTCGAGACCGTTGCTGAGTCCGACGAAGCACTCATGGAGAAGTACTTCGGTGGCGAGGAGCTGAGCACCGAGGAGATCAAGGCTGCCATCCGCAAGATGACGGTCAACTCCGAGGTTTACCCGGTTTTCTGCGGCACCGCGTACCGCAACAAGGGCATCGAGCCGGTCCTGGACGCCATTGTTGATTACTTGCCGACCCCGCTGGACATCGGTGAGGTGCACGGCACCTCCGTAAACGGTGAAGACGACCTGACCCGTAAGCCGTCCGTCGACGAGCCGTTCTCCGCACTGGCGTTCAAGATTGCTGTGCACCCGTTCTTCGGCAAGCTCACCTACGTGCGTGTGTACTCCGGTCGCACCGAGCCGGGCGAGCAGATGCTCAACTCCACCAAGGAAACCAAGGAGCGCGTGGGCAAGCTCTTCCAGATGCACGCGAACAAGGAGAACCCGGTCGACGAGGCTCTGGCCGGCAACATCTACGCGTTCATCGGCCTGAAAGCAACCACCACCGGTGACACCCTGTGTGCCGCTGACGCGCCGATCATCCTTGAGTCCATGGACTTCCCGGACCCGGTTATCCAGGTGGCCATCGAGCCGAAGACCAAGGCTGACCAGGAGAAGCTGGGTACCGCGATTCAGAAGCTCGCGGAAGAAGACCCGACCTTCACGGTCAAGCTCGACGAGGAGACCGGCCAGACCGTCATCGGCGGCATGGGCGAGCTCCACCTCGACGTGCTGGTCGACCGCATGAAGCGCGAGTTCAAGGTCGAGGCGAACATCGGTTCCCCGCAGGTTGCCTACCGCGAGACCATCCGCAAGAAGGTGGAGTCCCTCGACTACACCCACAAGAAGCAGACTGGTGGTTCCGGCCAGTTCGCGAAGGTCATCGTCACCATCGAGCCGTACAACCCGGACCCGGAGACCCTGGAAGAGGGCGAGAGCGCAACCTACGCGTTCGAGAACGCCGTCACCGGTGGTCGCGTGCCCAAGGAGTACATCCCGTCGGTCGACGCCGGTATTCAGGATGCGATGCAGTACGGCTACCTGGCTGGCTACCCGCTGGTGAACATCAAGGCCACCCTTGAAGATGGCGCCTACCACGAGGTTGACTCCTCTGAAATGGCGTTCAAGATGGCTGGTTCCCAGGTGCTCAAGGAAGCTGTTGCCAAGGCGAAGCCGGTCCTGCTCGAGCCGCTCATGGCCGTTGAGGTTGTGACCCCGGAGGAGTACATGGGTGATGTCATCGGCGACCTCAACTCTCGCCGTGGCCAGGTCCACTCCATGGACGACCGCTCCGGTGCGAAGGTTGTCAAGGCCGTCGTGCCGCTGTCCCAGATGTTCGGCTACGTCGGCGACCTGCGTTCCCGTACCCAGGGCCGCGCGAACTACACCATGGTGTTCGACTCCTACGGTGAGGTTCCGTCCAACGTCGCCCAGGAGATCATCGACGAGCGCAACGGCAACTAG
- the tuf gene encoding elongation factor Tu, with protein MAKAKFERTKPHVNIGTIGHVDHGKTTTTAAITTVLANQYPEENQAFDYAAIDKAPEERERGITINISHVEYNTPKRHYAHVDAPGHADYIKNMITGAAQMDGAILVVAATDGPMPQTREHVLLARQVGVPYILVALNKCDMVDDEEIIELVEMEVRELLAEQEYDEDAPIVHISALKALEGDEKWVQSIVDLMQACDDSIPDPVRETDRDFLMPIEDIFTISGRGTVVTGRVERGILNLNDEVEIIGIKEKSQKTTVTSIEMFNKLLDTAEAGDNAALLLRGLKREDVERGQVVIKPGAYTPHTKFEGSVYVLSKDEGGRHTPFFDNYRPQFYFRTTDVTGVVKLPEGTEMVMPGDNVEMSVELIQPVAMDEGLRFAIREGSRTVGAGRVTKIVE; from the coding sequence GTGGCAAAGGCAAAGTTCGAGCGTACGAAGCCGCACGTCAACATCGGCACCATCGGTCACGTCGACCACGGCAAGACCACCACCACGGCTGCCATCACCACGGTTCTGGCTAACCAGTACCCGGAGGAGAACCAGGCTTTCGACTACGCTGCCATCGATAAGGCTCCGGAGGAGCGCGAGCGCGGTATTACCATCAACATTTCCCACGTTGAGTACAACACCCCGAAGCGCCACTACGCACACGTCGACGCCCCGGGCCACGCCGACTACATCAAGAACATGATTACCGGTGCTGCTCAGATGGACGGCGCAATCCTCGTGGTTGCTGCTACCGACGGCCCGATGCCGCAGACCCGCGAGCACGTGCTGCTCGCTCGCCAGGTTGGCGTTCCGTACATCCTCGTTGCACTGAACAAGTGCGACATGGTTGACGACGAGGAGATCATCGAGCTCGTCGAGATGGAGGTCCGCGAGCTGCTGGCTGAGCAGGAGTACGATGAGGACGCTCCGATCGTCCACATCTCCGCTCTGAAGGCTCTCGAGGGTGACGAGAAGTGGGTTCAGTCCATCGTTGACCTCATGCAGGCTTGCGACGACTCCATCCCGGACCCGGTCCGCGAGACCGACCGCGACTTCCTGATGCCGATCGAGGACATCTTCACCATTTCCGGCCGCGGTACCGTGGTTACCGGTCGTGTGGAGCGCGGTATCCTCAACCTCAACGACGAGGTCGAGATCATCGGTATCAAGGAGAAGTCGCAGAAGACCACCGTTACCTCCATCGAGATGTTCAACAAGCTTCTCGATACCGCTGAGGCCGGCGACAACGCTGCTCTGCTGCTGCGTGGTCTGAAGCGTGAGGACGTTGAGCGTGGCCAGGTCGTCATCAAGCCGGGCGCTTACACCCCGCACACCAAGTTCGAGGGTTCCGTCTACGTTCTGTCCAAGGACGAGGGCGGTCGCCACACCCCGTTCTTCGACAACTACCGTCCGCAGTTCTACTTCCGCACCACCGACGTGACCGGTGTTGTGAAGCTGCCGGAGGGCACCGAGATGGTCATGCCGGGCGACAACGTCGAGATGTCCGTCGAGCTGATTCAGCCGGTCGCTATGGACGAGGGCCTGCGCTTCGCTATCCGCGAGGGTTCCCGCACCGTCGGCGCTGGCCGCGTGACCAAGATCGTCGAGTAA